One Gemmatimonadota bacterium DNA window includes the following coding sequences:
- a CDS encoding CoA pyrophosphatase, whose product MTREQALVVKLRTRRGRLLDPAREALTASVALPLRMRGAGKGLELLYLLRARRGGDPWSGHISFPGGKIDASDASPRETAIRETREETRLDLTRAEYLCRLDDQATHLSKVHVAAFVYFIQRGTMLSLNHEIQRAYWVPLTDLMDENRYVTTVVSGDWGERVVPAINLLGAEGPVLWGLTYRFTAQVLDCIGHPLPGGSEVQLR is encoded by the coding sequence ATGACGCGAGAGCAAGCACTCGTGGTAAAGCTGCGGACCAGGCGCGGCAGGTTACTGGATCCCGCGCGGGAAGCACTTACCGCGTCCGTCGCGCTCCCGTTGCGGATGCGCGGCGCCGGCAAGGGGCTCGAACTGCTCTACCTCCTGCGCGCGCGACGCGGGGGCGATCCCTGGTCCGGACACATCAGCTTTCCCGGTGGAAAGATCGACGCTTCCGATGCAAGCCCCCGGGAAACCGCCATACGGGAAACCCGGGAAGAAACCCGCCTTGATCTGACCAGGGCGGAATACCTATGCCGTCTCGACGATCAGGCCACCCATTTGAGCAAGGTGCACGTCGCGGCTTTCGTGTATTTTATCCAGCGTGGAACCATGCTGTCTCTAAACCATGAGATTCAGCGCGCTTACTGGGTCCCGCTGACCGACCTGATGGATGAGAACCGGTACGTTACGACCGTCGTCTCGGGGGATTGGGGCGAGAGGGTGGTGCCCGCCATCAATCTTCTGGGCGCCGAGGGACCTGTGCTCTGGGGACTCACGTACCGCTTCACCGCACAGGTACTGGACTGCATCGGACACCCGTTGCCGGGCGGATCCGAGGTGCAGTTGCGCTAG
- a CDS encoding sugar phosphate isomerase/epimerase — protein sequence MSMKLSLSVRVAESVLNKEEANRSMEHLADLAREIGYSAMCMRASQAGIKSPLEQITAIRKVLEDRGLPVSMITGDIPILANDERAPDALRNITPYLDLAELLEADLIRIGMKKDDDIAWAQRASDEAAERNIRLAHQSHTRSLFETVEESVSVLERVGRPNFGIIYEPANLDLCGQDYGPETIKRFEPWLFNVYLQNHRLNPEGSMTLNTWVRGPAPHDPVPLQETGGIDFPIIMRTLEEIGYEGYVTVHQAFAELMEPEDAARQSYDYLTSIADFG from the coding sequence ATGTCCATGAAACTATCCCTGTCCGTACGTGTCGCCGAATCCGTCTTGAACAAGGAAGAAGCCAACCGATCCATGGAACACCTGGCCGACCTGGCTCGGGAGATCGGATATTCCGCCATGTGCATGCGGGCGTCCCAGGCGGGCATAAAGTCGCCGTTGGAACAGATCACCGCGATCCGGAAGGTACTCGAAGATCGGGGTCTGCCCGTTTCCATGATCACGGGAGACATCCCCATACTCGCGAACGACGAACGCGCCCCGGACGCCCTCCGGAACATCACGCCCTACCTGGACCTGGCCGAATTGCTGGAAGCCGACCTGATCCGGATCGGCATGAAAAAGGACGACGACATCGCCTGGGCGCAGCGGGCTTCCGACGAGGCGGCCGAAAGGAACATCCGCCTGGCGCACCAGTCCCACACCCGCAGCCTCTTCGAAACGGTGGAGGAGTCCGTCTCGGTGCTGGAGCGCGTGGGCCGTCCGAACTTCGGCATCATCTATGAGCCGGCCAATCTCGACCTGTGCGGCCAGGATTACGGACCGGAAACCATCAAGCGGTTCGAGCCCTGGCTCTTCAATGTCTACCTTCAGAATCACCGACTGAACCCCGAAGGATCCATGACCCTGAACACCTGGGTACGGGGCCCCGCGCCTCACGATCCGGTGCCCCTCCAGGAAACGGGCGGGATCGACTTTCCCATCATCATGCGGACGCTCGAAGAGATCGGATACGAAGGCTATGTCACAGTGCACCAAGCCTTTGCCGAGCTCATGGAGCCCGAAGACGCCGCCCGCCAGAGCTACGACTACCTGACTTCCATAGCGGACTTCGGGTGA
- a CDS encoding heme-copper oxidase subunit III, translating to MTRQAGQPPARSAQPETQPGMPMEILGMYLFIASEFILFITLLFILFWLRSGLVADWPPPDQPRLPIGITGINTVFLLVSGYSMHRAYRAVKQNASRQLTRWLMVTCVLGVVFLTVQGFEWIRLIQFGLSMTSSLYGAMFYTIIGLHAVHVLVTVLVLLYLWVRSSAGAYTAEKHTGVVLGYMFWLFVVLIWPILYVLVYLV from the coding sequence TTGACCCGACAGGCCGGTCAACCGCCGGCGCGATCGGCCCAGCCGGAAACCCAGCCGGGCATGCCCATGGAAATCCTGGGCATGTACCTCTTCATCGCCAGCGAATTCATCCTCTTCATCACGCTGCTGTTCATCCTGTTCTGGCTGCGGTCCGGACTCGTGGCGGACTGGCCCCCGCCCGACCAGCCTCGCCTGCCCATCGGGATCACGGGCATAAACACCGTGTTTCTGCTGGTGAGCGGTTACTCCATGCACCGGGCGTACCGGGCCGTTAAACAGAATGCATCCCGCCAACTGACGCGTTGGCTGATGGTCACGTGTGTGCTGGGCGTCGTCTTCCTCACGGTCCAGGGATTCGAATGGATCCGGCTGATTCAGTTCGGATTGAGCATGACCTCGAGCCTGTACGGCGCCATGTTCTACACGATCATCGGGCTACATGCCGTCCACGTGCTCGTAACCGTCCTCGTACTGCTCTACCTCTGGGTCCGGTCCTCCGCCGGCGCATACACCGCAGAAAAGCATACCGGCGTGGTACTGGGCTACATGTTCTGGCTCTTCGTCGTCCTCATCTGGCCCATCCTCTACGTTCTGGTCTATCTGGTTTGA